Part of the Perognathus longimembris pacificus isolate PPM17 chromosome 1, ASM2315922v1, whole genome shotgun sequence genome, TCATGGCAGTGCAAGTTCTCCAGGCCCACTTGGCTCGGGTCATTGCCACTACCTGGCTCACACCTGACCTTGTGAGCCCCGGGTTCTCCCCAGAGATTTGAGAAGTACAGAGGTGGGTGGAGGAAGGCGGCTTAGGAGATGAGGGTAGAGAGCCCAGAACCACCCCCTTCCCCATTACCAGCCAGTATGTCCAGGGCGCCTGCGATGGCCGCCAGCTTGGCTTTCCTGGAGAGCTCCATGCTTCCAAAATTGGTGCAGCGCAGCCCCAGCAGGCCTAGACCGAGGCCCAGGAAGCCCAGGAGGATGGCGGTGATCATGAGAGCACGGCAGCCCTGGACATACCCTGGGAGGGAGTGGGGGCGGGACACAGCCATTACCCTTAAGGCCTGCccttccagccccaggccctggtcCCTGCTAGTTCCCAGTTCCTAGAAGACCACAGGCCCCTTCCCCACTGCTGTCCTGTTACAGGGTCCCACCTGGCACTCCTACGTATGTAGCCCCCTGGACTGCTGTGGCCTCTTCCTTGGCCAATCTTCTCCCAGGCATGGCAGTAGAAATGCAAACATCACCCCTTGTTGGGAGTCAGGACTTCATGAAGCCATCAAACCCCAcctctgactccaagccccaagcCCAGTGCATGACCTGAGGGCCTTCCCAGAATGACCAGTAGGGGGCTGTAGTGGCCCATGGCAGAGGGTCAGGGGAGTTTCTGCTCTGGAAAGGTGGGTTACTAGGCTCAGGACCTATCCAAGTCACTCCATTCATATGCTtagggtgcctcagtttcccctttctCAAAGCTGAGGGCAGCTGCCGCTTCCTTCCtggccctgctcctcctcctctgtccctgATAGTCGCCAAGCGGTCTCAAGGACCTTGTACCCCTTTCCCGGGTGGGGCCCAAGCATGTGTTGAAGGGAAAAGGCTGGGTCCTTACCAGGAAGAGGGCAAGTGGCCCACGctagggagcggggagggggacaAAGTTCTCTAGGAGAACATGCAGACTCCCAGCCACTCCCTACAGAGTCCCCACCGATTCTGCGCCCCTCGGGAGGTGTCCCCAGACACGCTGGGAGAGGTGACAGCCAGGCCCCCTCCCTCGGGACACCAGAGCCCTGGAGGAGAAGCTGGGCCCTGGGCTCCAGCGAGCCGAGCCCCGGCTCCTTCCAGCTGCCTCAGGACCCCGTGGCCCATGTAGGCCCGCAGGGACTCCACTTCTGTGCCCACCCACCCCTGCAGGCACGGGGTCCACAGAGGAGGGCAATGGAGCAGGTGAGGCCACCCATGTCCTTGCACGCCAGCTATGCACACTCACACAGCCCCACAGGCCCTATGGGTGCCAGGCTCTCCAGGCAAATGCCCTCACACGGGCTGCTGCAGCTGTGCATCCCTCTGCCTCCGCGGTGCTTGGGGCCCACACTGGCCTCAGCTCTCACAGGGGATGGGGAGATGGCTTGCCTGCCCACAGTCAGTCCTGGACAAAAGGCTGAGAGCTTAAGCCAGAGGAGTCTGCAGGTGTCAGTACCCAGATGCTCAGGGCAtgctggttgtgtgtgtgtgtgtgtgtgtgtgtgtgtgtgtgtgtgtgtgtgtgtgtgtgcgcgtgcgcgcacgcgcgctcaCGCGCCAGTCCTAAaatttgaactgagggtctgggcactctccctttgctttttccactctaatgcttgagccacagctcctcttccagctttttggtggttaatagaaaatagtttcttggactttcttgcctgggccggctttgaaccgtgatgctcagatctgaggGCCATGATTTCTGGAGCAGGAGGGCATGGGCTGAGCCAGAGGCAGTGTAGCTATCAGAAAAATTTCACAGCCCAGGCTACAGTTCTTTAAGAACCTCAACAACCACCATGAGGTCCCCAAATACACACGCATGCTCACACAGCTGGCATTCACGCCTGCCCGGCACCCCCTTTCCACCTCAGCCAGGCCTCCCCAAGGGTCCTGTGGAGCTCAGAAGGGCAGCCGGGCACCAGGCTGTGGGCACTCAGGTAGGTCCCTGACACTGGCAGCCAATCcacccccccaaagccccaggtGGGGCCTCGGCCTCACTCCCACCCCAGCAGTCCTACCTagaacaaaaccccaaatgtgcGGAGTGTGCTCACAAGCTGGGTTTCATCACTGCAACCACCTGTTGCCCTGCACCTGTGTCCTAAGGGCGCAGATGGCAGGCACAGGGCTCAGGCCATCGTACGGTCTGGGCCCAGAGCTAACAGCAGCAGGGGCTTGACTTGGGGCCATGCTGGCCCCTACAGGCAGTGGCACGAGTGTAGCCAGGCCTTATTCTATTTCCAGATGGTGCCCAGAAGGTCCTGACTGTGGCTACCCAGGACCCAGAGCTTGAATCCCTGATATCtagtaccccccacccccaccccctggggcCCCCATACCAGACAGGGCGAGCATGGACGGGAACTCCCAGCAATTGGAGACACCCAGGGAGTCGGTGGCGCAGCTGAACCAGAGGTTCTCGTAGATGGTGTTGGTGGTGATCACGTTGCCGTGCACGGTGGACACACGCCAGTAGCTGTTTTGCAGCGTCAGCCCCAGCATCAGCAGCCCCAGGGCCGAcaggaaaaagccaaatgtctCCACAGCCAGAGACATCCTGAGCAGCAGGCCCCCCTGGGGCAGCGGCCCCACAGAGGCAGGAGGGCAGCACCCCTGGGGGGCCCCCAAGGGGCTCTGGCCAGGGAGCCTCGCTGAAGAGCTCCACCCGCtgctcctccacctccacctcagtCTCTAGGGTTCTCTACTGCCCTCTGGGTCTCTGCTTCCTCGCAGGTCAGAGGAGTGAGTGGAGCAAGGCTCACTCTGCAGCTGTTGACAAGAGATGGAGGGAAAAATGGCCAAAagtccacccccgcccccagcctccgGGCCGCCCCATTCCCCGCCCTGCCAGGTGGAGGAGTGGACTTGCCCAGAGACTATCGCCTGGAAGGACAgcagcccagcccctgccctggggCAGGAGCGCCCCAAGGGAGACATCACAGCCAAGGGGAAGTGGCCGGCTCTGGCTCTGACTCAGATTTCACCAGGGCCAGAGAATGGAGTCAGACTGGCAAAGAGGGGAAAGTTAACAGTACCCAAAGAAATGCACCTCAGGCTAGCTCCCTGCCTACCCCCGGGGCACAGCCAGCCCCCCAGGGTGCCAGTTCACAGAGGACTAAGCAGGCTGGCAAAGGGGTGGGAAGCTAGGGGATCTGGACCCCACCTGCTGGTCCAGACTAGATGCCATCTTACCCAGGGGCTTTGGGGGCCCTGGGCTGACTGGCACTACAGGCTCTGGGGTTGTCATTTGGGGATCACAGTCCTTACCTGCTAGTGCTTGCCAAGTACCCATCTGAATGCTACAGGCTGAGGGGAGCCACCTGCCCAAACTCGGCTTTCCTGGCTCTAGGAGCTGACCTTTGGCTCTAGCTAGGTTTCTTTGCCCAGGGGCTAAAGCTTTCCGTTACCAACCAACGGCTGTCACCTGCTGTATTAATGATGATGGACTGGAAGCCACGCCCAGCACCTGTCTAGGGCAAGGTGGCCATAGACCTGGGGGGGGGCACCCATCCTCCCATTACCAACCCCCTTTCCTGGTAGGTGCCTCTTCCCATCCCCACTGGCCAGGCAGGCGCTGTGGAACGAGAGGTATGCGGTGAGGACACAGGCCTACGCAGAGCCTGGCACCACAGGGTGCAGGCAAAGTGGGCTGGGTGGGGCCTCCCGCTCCACAGGCTGAACTGGGATGCCCTGTGCCCCCAACCTCTCCCACACACCACTCCACACCAGGGCACCCTGTCCTGCCCTGCATGGCCCCCTTCCTCCTCAGAGGAGACAAAGGGAGGGAAGGGCGGAGGCCTTGAAGGAAGCTGAGTGGGGGCCTCTGGTGTGGAAAACTCCATTGGTGACGTGAGAGGCAGCTGAGTGGGTGAGAGGAGACCCGGGACATAAATCTCAGCCTTCCCCTGGGACAGGGTGCTGGGCCACAGAAAGCCACGGAAGGGccatgggggaggagaggaaggaaggatgtggGCCGGGCAGCTCAGAGGACAAAGCAGAGGCCTGTAGTGGCCAGAGGGCGGGAGCCAGAGGGCCCGGGGCAGGAGAGGACCATGGGTGACCACCATCTGC contains:
- the Cldn15 gene encoding claudin-15; translation: MSLAVETFGFFLSALGLLMLGLTLQNSYWRVSTVHGNVITTNTIYENLWFSCATDSLGVSNCWEFPSMLALSGYVQGCRALMITAILLGFLGLGLGLLGLRCTNFGSMELSRKAKLAAIAGALDILAGVCGMVAICWYAVNITQNFFNPLYNGTKYELGPALYLGWSASLLSILGGICLGSSCCCGSKEDPATRPRLPYKASTVVVAAPASSDEDISFGKYGKNAYV